The Gemmatimonadota bacterium DH-78 region TCCGCAGATGGGGTGGAACGAGGTGGAGACGGCCGACGACCCGATCTTCCAGGGTATCGAAGGCCTCACCGCCTACTACGCCAACTCCTTCATCTGCGAGCCCGACGATCCGTCGACGATCATCGCGCGCACGCGCTACGGTCGCGAGCACTTCACCGCGGCGGTGCGGAGGGGCGCCACCTGGGGCGTGCAGTTCCACCCCGAGAAGAGCAGCACCGCCGGACGGCGGCTGATCGCCAACTTCCTCGGAGCGGCCGCCGGCGCCGCCCATGCCCGGAGAAGCCGATGATCGCCGTTCCCGCCGTCGACCTCAAAGGCGGCCGCTGCGTGCAACTGGTGGGCGGACGCCCCGACGACGAGCGCGTCTCGCTGCCCTCCCCCGCCGCCGTCGCCCGCCGTTGGTGGAACCTCGGCTTCCGCCACCTTCACGTGGTGGACCTCGACGCCGCCCTCGGCACCGGTGACAACCGGGGCCGCATCGCCGAGGTGATCGAGGCCTTCGACGCCGACATCCAGGTGGGTGGCGGCATCCGCGACGACGAACGAGCCGACGCCCTGCTCGCGGCCGGACCCGACCGGATCGTGGTGGGCACCCGCGCCGTGGACGACCGCGACTGGCTCGAGGCGCTGGCCGACCGCCACCCCGGGCGGGTGGTGGTGGCGGCCGACGTCCGCGGCGACACCGTGCTGCGCAAGGGATGGACCGAGGGGTCGGGGCTGAAGGTGGGCGACTTCGTGCGCTCCCTCACCCCCCTCCCGCTCGCGGGCATTCTCTGCACCGACGTGGGCCGCGAGGGTCGGCTTCAGGGCATCGACGCCGCTGCGATGTCGGCCGTGATCGAGGCCTCCGACCACCCGGTCTGGATCTCGGGCGGCATCACCACCCTCGACGACCTCGACACCCTCGATCGAGCCGGCGCGCACGGCGCCGTGCTCGGCATGGCCATCTACACCGGCTCCCTGCGCCCGACCGATGTGGCCGAGCGCTGGGGCGGACACAACGCTCTGGAGTCCCCATGACCACGCTGCGACGCGAGACCCGCGAGACCACCATTCGGCTCGAGGTGAGCGCCTCCGGCGGTGACATCGACGTCACCACCGACGAGCCCTTCCTCACCCACATGGTCGAGACGCTGGCGCGCTACGCCGGGCTCGGGCTCACCCTCGAGGCCACCGGCGATCTCAAGCACCACCTGATCGAGGATGTCGCGATCGCCCTCGGACTGGCGGTCGCCCGCGAAGTGCCCACCCGCGCCGAGCGCTACGGCTGGGCCACGGTGCCGATGGACGACGCCCTGGTGCGCGCCGCGCTCGACACCGGCGGACGCCCCTGGTACGAGGGCCGGCTCCCCTCGCCCCTCTACGAGCACTTCCTGCAGTCGTTCGCCTTCAACCTCGGCGCCACCCTGCACGTGGTGGTCGACCGTGGCCGCGACCGGCACCACGTGGTCGAGGCCGCCATCAAGGCCACCGGCCTCGCGCTCCGCCAGGCGCTGCGCGAGGGCGACCGGGTGTTCAGCACCAAGGGCTCCGTTCGGCTCGACTGGGCCGACGAGGAGGAGTGACGCCGTGCTGAAGCCGAGGGTGGTGGTCTGCCTGGACGTGAAGGACGGGCGGGTGGTGAAGGGCACGAATTTCGAGGGACTCCGCGACGTCGGAGATCCCGTGGAGCTCGCGGAGCGGTACGAGGCGGAAGGTGCCGACGAGATCGTCTTTCTCGACATCTCCGCCACGCGCGAAGACCGAGGCACCCTGCTCGATACGGTGCAGCGCACCGCCGAGGTGCTCTTCGTGCCCCTCACCGTGGGGGGCGGCGTGCGCAGCGCCGACGACATCGGTCCGCTGCTGCGCGCGGGCGCCGACAAGATCAGCGTGAACTCGGCGGCCGTGCGCGACCCCTCGATTCTCACGGAGGGGGCACGGCGCTATGGCAGCCAGTGCATCGTGGCCAGCATCGACGCCGCCCGCGAAGACGACGGCAGCTGGCGCCACTACACGCACGGCGGAAAGACCCGCACCGACCTCGACGCGGTGGCGTGGGCCGAGCGCTGCGCCGAACTGGGGGCGGGCGAGATTCTGCTCACCTCGATCGATCGCGACGGCGTGCGCACCGGCTACGACCTCGACCTCACCCGCGCGG contains the following coding sequences:
- the hisF gene encoding imidazole glycerol phosphate synthase subunit HisF, yielding MLKPRVVVCLDVKDGRVVKGTNFEGLRDVGDPVELAERYEAEGADEIVFLDISATREDRGTLLDTVQRTAEVLFVPLTVGGGVRSADDIGPLLRAGADKISVNSAAVRDPSILTEGARRYGSQCIVASIDAAREDDGSWRHYTHGGKTRTDLDAVAWAERCAELGAGEILLTSIDRDGVRTGYDLDLTRAVAERVSVPVVASGGAGEAAHLRDAYRQGRASAALLAGILHDGLTTVGALKAALAADGIDVRPTASGADS
- a CDS encoding imidazoleglycerol-phosphate dehydratase; amino-acid sequence: MTTLRRETRETTIRLEVSASGGDIDVTTDEPFLTHMVETLARYAGLGLTLEATGDLKHHLIEDVAIALGLAVAREVPTRAERYGWATVPMDDALVRAALDTGGRPWYEGRLPSPLYEHFLQSFAFNLGATLHVVVDRGRDRHHVVEAAIKATGLALRQALREGDRVFSTKGSVRLDWADEEE
- a CDS encoding 1-(5-phosphoribosyl)-5-[(5-phosphoribosylamino)methylideneamino] imidazole-4-carboxamide isomerase: MIAVPAVDLKGGRCVQLVGGRPDDERVSLPSPAAVARRWWNLGFRHLHVVDLDAALGTGDNRGRIAEVIEAFDADIQVGGGIRDDERADALLAAGPDRIVVGTRAVDDRDWLEALADRHPGRVVVAADVRGDTVLRKGWTEGSGLKVGDFVRSLTPLPLAGILCTDVGREGRLQGIDAAAMSAVIEASDHPVWISGGITTLDDLDTLDRAGAHGAVLGMAIYTGSLRPTDVAERWGGHNALESP